A stretch of Rhododendron vialii isolate Sample 1 chromosome 4a, ASM3025357v1 DNA encodes these proteins:
- the LOC131322485 gene encoding protein ALP1-like, whose amino-acid sequence MNNQKYWPFFKNCIGAIDGTHIDAKVPAREQIPYRGRHKTTSQNVMAACSFDMRFTYVLSGWEGTANDSRVLCECANNPAMEFPMAPLGKYYVVDSGYQNMLGFLTPYKDERYHLSLFRGRRRLPTKEEEWFNSRHSSLRNVIERCFGALKARFPILK is encoded by the exons ATGAACAATCAAAAGTACTGGCCATTCTTTAAG AATTGTATTGGTGCTATAGATGGTACACATATCGATGCAAAGGTTCCTGCTCGTGAGCAAATTCCATACCGTGGGAGGCACAAGACCACGTCACAAAATGTAATGGCTGCATGTTCATTTGATATGAGATTTACTTACGTCTTGTCGGGTTGGGAGGGAACGGCAAATGACTCACGAGTGCTTTGTGAGTGTGCGAATAATCCAGCAATGGAATTTCCCATGGCACCTCTAG GTAAGTATTATGTGGTTGATTCGGGGTATCAAAATATGCTTGGGTTTCTAACGCCATACAAGGATGAGCGGTACCACTTGTCCTTGTTCCGTGGACGTAGACGATTACCTacgaaagaagaagaatggttcAATTCTCGTCACTCGTCCCTTCGCAACGTGATAGAGCGCTGCTTTGGTGCGTTGAAGGCGCGATTTCCTATCTTGAAATAA
- the LOC131322484 gene encoding uncharacterized protein LOC131322484 — protein MATKGNVSIKIEDDDDVEVRGVADSLWSKKNEAFFIDIMEEEVKTMGSRDTGTFQIKSWARMRKSLSARAKYEYSELQIKNKFNQLRTMHTKFKSLCDQSGVGWCAEKGTVTADDTLWEKLYKVNKKAKHFRKIGFPHYAAMTRILGDTTATGFNAHPSVHSPSGTDSSDPSFQLKQDKDDGEIEVMDVVVSGKGKKVFDMKALKTTEPKESSKSKKRDSLSANLSASLSALAKSSKRKVDILEAKHNAKSTSVSVTSQDHGEPQGLLAECIKTLNAMEDLDGASYTKGMKLLKDDPSWRPIFLGMSEQRKKDFISYV, from the exons ATGGCTACCAAAGGCAATGTAAGTATCAAGattgaggatgatgatgatgttgaagTGAGAGGTGTAGCCGATTCCCTGTGGTCGAAGAAAAATGAAGCATTTTTTATTGACATTATGGAGGAGGAGGTGAAAACAATGGGTAGTAGAGATACTGGGACTTTTCAGATAAAAAGTTGGGCTAGGATGAGGAAGAGTCTTTCTGCTAGAGCTAAATACGAATACTCTGAActgcaaataaaaaacaagttcaaccaACTACGCACTATGCACACCAAATTTAAGAGCCTTTGTGACCAAAGTGGCGTTGGGTGGTGTGCGGAAAAAGGTACTGTTACTGCTGATGATACCCTCTGGGAGAAGCTATATAAG GTTAATAAGAAGGCCAAGCATTTCAGGAAAATAGGTTTCCCACACTATGCAGCGATGACCCGAATACTTGGAGATACCACTGCAACAGGATTCAATGCTCACCCATCAGTCCATTCCCCGTCTGGAACAGATAGTTCTGATCCCTCATTCCAACTTAAACAGGACAAAGACGATGGCGAAATAGAAGTAATGGATGTAGTGGTTAGTGGAAAAGGCAAAAAGGTTTTTGATATGAAGGCTTTGAAGACCACTGAGCCAAAGGAGAGTAGCAAGAGTAAGAAGAGGGACTCATTGTCTGCAAACCTCAGTGCATCTTTAAGTGCTCTAGCAAAAAGTAGCAAGAGGAAGGTGGATATCCTTGAAGCAAAGCATAATGCCAAGAGCACTAGTGTTAGTGTGACTTCTCAAGACCATGGTGAGCCACAAGGTTTGCTGGCTGAGTGCATAAAAACTCTTAATGCCATGGAAGACCTAGATGGAGCATCGTATACGAAAGGGATGAAACTACTGAAGGATGACCCTTCATGGAGACCAATATTCCTTGGCATGTCAGAGCAAAGGAAGAAGGACTTCATTTCATATGTGTGA